The following proteins are co-located in the Halalkalicoccus subterraneus genome:
- a CDS encoding cytochrome P450 has product MQQAIPHPPEAGILNALRFGSDPFRFLEGMQGRFEEIVSVPIPGRAPLVVVTNPELIHEVLSRPEAFSRVPAQGPAALIAKQGLVQSEGTLWRQQRSIMGPAFRGKQVTAYANAVGEMVDELAAEWRETGAPETRNLHEEMTAMTIRVASEILLGEDLGRERAEQFHEWMHIAGIEFEFSPSTVRPNWLPQRISPEFKRAAEGIRNLSEEIIEQRRSTLAPVDEDQPPRDMLALLLRAEADPEITYTENQIRDEVATFLIAGHETTALSLTYTLGLLAQNPAIRERVRSEANTVLGDERPQYKHLTDLSYTRRVYREGLRLYPPAWAVFRQASENVRLGDYAVAEGAAVILPQWSVHRDKRYFDDPTEFDPSRWERRSPNAVSAYFPFSTGPHACIGSQFALSGATLSLARLTQEFDIRVQARELRDLRPTPTLRPGEGVAARIEPLS; this is encoded by the coding sequence ATGCAACAGGCAATCCCGCACCCACCGGAGGCTGGCATTCTTAACGCACTCCGATTCGGGTCGGATCCGTTTCGCTTTCTCGAAGGGATGCAAGGTCGATTCGAGGAAATTGTCTCAGTTCCCATTCCTGGCCGAGCGCCATTGGTTGTCGTCACGAATCCGGAGTTGATTCACGAGGTACTCTCGCGTCCGGAGGCGTTCAGTCGGGTTCCTGCACAAGGACCTGCCGCCCTGATCGCCAAACAGGGACTCGTTCAAAGTGAAGGCACGCTCTGGCGTCAACAGCGCTCAATTATGGGACCAGCGTTCAGGGGAAAACAGGTCACTGCTTACGCAAACGCTGTCGGTGAGATGGTCGACGAACTCGCAGCGGAGTGGCGTGAGACGGGGGCACCGGAGACGCGGAATTTGCACGAAGAAATGACGGCAATGACGATCCGGGTCGCCTCGGAGATTCTTTTGGGTGAAGACCTCGGCCGTGAGCGAGCAGAACAGTTCCACGAGTGGATGCATATCGCCGGAATCGAATTCGAGTTCTCACCATCGACTGTCCGTCCGAACTGGCTTCCACAGCGCATCTCGCCAGAATTCAAGCGAGCAGCTGAAGGTATTCGCAACCTGAGCGAGGAGATCATTGAGCAACGACGGTCCACGTTAGCGCCAGTAGATGAGGATCAGCCGCCACGGGACATGCTTGCGCTCCTGTTACGCGCTGAAGCGGATCCGGAGATCACGTACACGGAGAATCAGATCCGTGACGAAGTCGCAACGTTCCTCATCGCGGGGCATGAGACGACCGCGCTCAGTCTGACCTATACACTTGGTCTACTTGCGCAGAATCCCGCGATTCGAGAGCGGGTTCGCAGTGAGGCGAATACGGTGCTCGGTGATGAACGGCCCCAGTACAAGCATCTCACAGATCTTTCCTATACCCGCCGCGTGTATCGAGAAGGCCTTCGATTGTATCCACCGGCGTGGGCAGTGTTCCGCCAGGCAAGTGAAAACGTTCGTTTAGGCGACTACGCAGTAGCGGAGGGAGCTGCAGTAATCCTTCCGCAGTGGTCTGTCCATCGCGATAAACGATACTTCGACGATCCGACTGAGTTCGATCCATCACGGTGGGAGCGCCGGTCCCCGAACGCGGTGAGTGCGTATTTCCCGTTCAGCACTGGGCCGCACGCGTGTATCGGGTCGCAGTTTGCACTATCGGGAGCAACACTTTCGCTAGCTCGCCTGACACAGGAATTTGATATCAGGGTCCAAGCTCGCGAGTTACGAGATCTGCGTCCAACACCGACACTCCGTCCTGGTGAGGGGGTTGCAGCGAGGATCGAACCGCTGAGCTAG
- a CDS encoding amidase family protein: METTVAEVHAAFEDGELTARELTERYVERIDAYDDELNSVITLNEGAVDRAEELDEAFAESGPVGPLHGVPLMVKDIFNTADLPTSGGNVLFEDTVPPADAFVVERLREAGAVVLAKVNTGEFASGSLSSLGGQTYNPYDTERNPSGSSAGTGASVAANLATVGIGTETSGSILGPSTSNSLVGVQPTTGLISRDGIIPLSSTLDTAGPMTRTVADAARLLDVMVGYDPADPVTAEGVGNIPEEPYTSFLEPGGLEGIRVGVPRGLIPDDPEETGIDVGQPAQVVERFESGLETIEDCGATIVDPVEIPEELQEIAGELAGDLITYEYRREFNAYLESLGDAAPVDSMQEVLDSETIEGSILGLFESALEVDLEGLDENVDYLGALRDQRTLREGMFAVLADDDLDALVYPTDNRTPAVVGEDREIPDAISPTMRTFSPAANFPSITVPAGYTSDPALPVGLSFLSKPFAEPALIGMASAYERTSSLRRPPEGFGAL; this comes from the coding sequence ATGGAGACGACCGTCGCAGAGGTACACGCAGCCTTTGAAGATGGCGAACTAACTGCGCGGGAACTTACCGAACGCTACGTCGAGCGGATCGACGCCTACGACGACGAACTCAACTCGGTCATCACACTCAACGAGGGTGCGGTCGACCGGGCCGAGGAACTCGACGAGGCGTTCGCGGAGTCGGGCCCCGTTGGTCCGCTCCATGGCGTCCCGCTGATGGTCAAGGACATCTTCAACACGGCGGACCTACCGACTTCGGGCGGGAACGTACTATTCGAAGACACGGTCCCACCCGCGGACGCCTTCGTCGTTGAGCGCCTTCGTGAGGCCGGTGCGGTCGTCCTCGCGAAGGTGAATACGGGGGAGTTCGCCTCCGGCTCGCTGAGTTCCCTCGGCGGCCAGACGTACAATCCCTACGACACGGAGCGGAATCCGTCAGGCTCGAGCGCGGGGACGGGGGCGTCGGTCGCGGCGAACCTCGCGACGGTCGGCATCGGGACGGAGACGAGCGGCTCGATACTAGGTCCGTCGACGTCAAACTCGCTGGTCGGGGTCCAGCCGACGACGGGGCTGATCAGCCGCGACGGAATCATCCCGCTCAGCAGCACTCTCGACACCGCGGGACCGATGACCCGAACCGTCGCCGACGCCGCGCGGCTGCTCGACGTCATGGTCGGCTACGATCCGGCGGATCCCGTCACCGCCGAAGGGGTCGGTAACATCCCCGAGGAACCGTACACGTCGTTCCTCGAACCCGGCGGGCTCGAGGGCATCCGGGTTGGCGTCCCTCGAGGGCTCATCCCCGACGATCCCGAAGAGACCGGGATCGACGTCGGACAGCCCGCACAGGTCGTCGAGCGCTTCGAATCGGGCCTCGAAACGATCGAAGACTGCGGTGCGACGATCGTCGACCCCGTCGAGATTCCCGAGGAGCTCCAAGAGATCGCGGGCGAGCTGGCCGGCGACCTCATCACCTACGAGTACCGCCGCGAGTTCAACGCCTACCTCGAGAGTCTCGGCGACGCGGCGCCGGTCGACTCGATGCAGGAGGTCCTTGACTCCGAGACAATCGAAGGGTCGATCCTCGGGCTGTTCGAGTCGGCCCTTGAGGTCGACCTGGAGGGACTCGACGAGAACGTCGACTATCTGGGGGCGCTGCGGGACCAGCGAACGCTCCGCGAGGGGATGTTTGCCGTGCTGGCCGACGACGACCTCGACGCGCTTGTCTACCCCACGGACAACCGCACGCCGGCGGTTGTCGGTGAGGACCGGGAGATTCCCGACGCGATAAGCCCCACCATGCGGACGTTCAGCCCCGCGGCTAATTTTCCTAGTATTACCGTTCCCGCGGGGTACACCTCCGATCCCGCGCTTCCGGTCGGACTCTCGTTTCTCTCAAAGCCGTTCGCCGAACCGGCCCTGATTGGGATGGCCTCAGCCTACGAACGGACCTCGAGCCTGCGCCGTCCACCTGAGGGGTTCGGCGCGCTGTAG
- a CDS encoding helix-turn-helix domain-containing protein, with the protein MFQAELQLQQEKSCVLDDFAEHFETSFNIAIEELHDHLVTFVINIDQPRQQHLEFFSKCSSVKNVDQFDENSYLVTKVSCGAYSAIDRNHCILRRNSSIHPNRRVYTVLFFRREDLKAMIKDFDRIGTVTLGKVTKFTEPESQLTDRQLEVVQCALESGYFEWPREINSEELAEKLDINRATALEHLRKAESKLLADALENQKQSRTSPPQPNLDTTQMDHSPS; encoded by the coding sequence ATGTTTCAAGCCGAACTGCAATTACAACAGGAGAAGTCGTGCGTACTAGACGACTTTGCGGAACACTTCGAGACATCATTTAATATCGCTATCGAGGAGCTACATGACCACTTAGTCACGTTTGTTATCAATATTGACCAACCACGACAGCAACATTTAGAATTTTTTTCTAAATGTAGTAGTGTAAAAAATGTCGATCAATTTGATGAAAATAGTTATCTTGTTACAAAAGTGTCGTGTGGTGCTTATTCTGCAATTGATCGGAATCACTGTATTCTTCGTCGAAATAGTTCTATTCATCCAAATCGACGGGTATATACAGTCCTATTTTTCCGCCGAGAGGATCTCAAAGCGATGATCAAAGATTTCGATCGAATTGGAACGGTAACACTAGGAAAGGTTACAAAATTCACAGAACCTGAATCACAGTTGACGGACCGCCAGTTGGAGGTTGTCCAGTGTGCACTCGAGAGCGGATACTTTGAGTGGCCACGTGAAATTAACAGTGAAGAGCTCGCCGAGAAACTCGATATCAATCGAGCAACAGCATTAGAACATCTTCGAAAAGCAGAGTCGAAACTCCTAGCTGATGCACTCGAGAATCAAAAACAATCTAGGACCTCACCGCCACAGCCTAACTTGGATACAACTCAAATGGATCACTCACCTAGTTAA
- a CDS encoding LeuA family protein, with product MMLNDVTLREGDQMPGREYTTQQKIEAARMLDDLGLPYIQPAFPATGEKDQTVINDLSGTTDAKIIALARSLERDIDVAVDANADIVETFISVSDRHLEHLLDTSREEMLTMLTEAIEYIIDRGVTPHVTLADAFRTDHSNIREVFETIPDVPLVTLADTVGARTPVTVESYLTSLEDDIDLSRLGVHFHDDLGCATANVLAAYQAGVAKADVSIASLGERAGNSALEEVVAACAVDLNDDLDIETTKLAPTCKQVLTTLEETHNDRKAVLGEKTTEHESGIHTAAMLSDPATLEPYDPAIFGGIRKLIFGKPTGKTAIRKLLERADIQPTEDRVSTFGTLLTEQGPLDQNEALALATQTFEDN from the coding sequence ATGATGCTAAATGATGTGACACTTCGTGAAGGTGACCAAATGCCTGGCCGCGAGTATACTACACAGCAAAAAATCGAAGCTGCACGAATGCTAGACGATCTAGGACTACCATACATTCAGCCAGCGTTTCCTGCGACCGGCGAAAAAGATCAGACAGTTATCAATGATCTTTCAGGTACAACCGACGCAAAAATCATTGCCCTTGCACGATCTCTCGAACGAGATATCGACGTAGCGGTTGATGCCAATGCAGATATTGTAGAGACCTTTATCTCCGTCTCTGATAGACATCTCGAACATCTCCTTGATACCAGCCGTGAAGAGATGCTGACAATGCTTACTGAGGCAATTGAGTACATTATTGATCGAGGTGTGACACCGCATGTTACTCTTGCAGACGCATTCCGAACTGATCATTCTAATATCCGAGAAGTTTTTGAGACAATTCCGGACGTTCCTTTAGTCACTCTCGCTGATACTGTTGGGGCACGAACCCCAGTAACCGTCGAATCGTATCTTACTAGTCTCGAAGACGATATCGATCTATCTCGTCTTGGCGTTCATTTTCATGATGACCTGGGATGTGCAACAGCGAACGTTCTGGCAGCCTATCAAGCTGGGGTAGCAAAGGCAGACGTAAGCATCGCATCACTCGGCGAACGTGCAGGAAACAGCGCACTTGAAGAGGTTGTTGCTGCCTGTGCCGTTGATCTCAATGACGATCTCGATATTGAAACTACTAAACTTGCTCCCACTTGTAAACAAGTTCTTACAACACTCGAGGAGACGCATAACGATCGAAAAGCTGTACTCGGTGAGAAGACAACCGAACATGAATCTGGAATTCATACAGCAGCTATGCTCAGTGATCCTGCAACGCTTGAGCCGTACGATCCTGCTATATTCGGTGGCATCCGCAAACTTATATTCGGGAAACCAACCGGAAAAACAGCGATACGCAAGCTGCTTGAACGTGCAGATATTCAGCCAACTGAGGACCGAGTCTCTACATTTGGGACTCTGCTCACCGAACAAGGCCCACTCGATCAAAACGAGGCACTCGCCCTCGCAACACAAACGTTCGAGGACAACTAA
- a CDS encoding CaiB/BaiF CoA transferase family protein: MEARERTGPLDGLRVIDMSGMISGAFATTMLGDFGADVVMVEHPEIPDSIREWPQKAKNGESLSWKSLGRNKRCITLDLGSEEGREIALLLIKDADVVFENFRPGTMERWGLGPTDVHAVNEEAIMVRLSGYGQTGPKAEKPGFGTVAEGISGWAHANGFPDREPLLPPISLADLTAAQFALQATLMAIFERDVGRGGSGEGQVIDVSLIEPLWRLRFGEVEAYDRMEYVRERTGNRHPGAAPRNIYETEDGYMTLSASNQKTFERVARAIDKPELINDPRFVDNETRVENAKVLDQAIEDWTKQRTTDKAVEVFEAHDAIVGPVYDMADIFEDEQYQARDSIIEVEDPDVGSIKTFAPIPKFSRTPGEVEFLGPRHGEHNEDVYLNELGMSNAEFAKLEETDVI; the protein is encoded by the coding sequence ATGGAAGCAAGAGAACGAACGGGTCCATTGGACGGGCTCCGTGTTATCGATATGTCAGGGATGATCAGCGGAGCGTTCGCAACGACGATGCTCGGCGATTTCGGTGCGGATGTCGTTATGGTTGAGCATCCTGAAATTCCAGACTCAATCCGGGAATGGCCACAAAAAGCTAAAAACGGTGAGTCACTGTCGTGGAAATCTCTCGGTCGGAACAAACGTTGTATCACGCTTGACCTCGGATCTGAAGAAGGGCGAGAGATAGCTCTTCTACTTATTAAAGATGCTGACGTCGTCTTCGAGAATTTTCGGCCGGGAACAATGGAGCGATGGGGCCTTGGACCAACCGATGTGCATGCGGTCAATGAGGAAGCGATCATGGTACGTCTTTCCGGGTACGGGCAGACTGGGCCCAAGGCAGAAAAGCCGGGCTTTGGAACTGTCGCCGAAGGAATTTCAGGATGGGCGCATGCAAATGGCTTTCCTGACAGAGAACCACTTTTGCCACCGATCAGTTTAGCTGATCTGACAGCGGCACAGTTTGCACTTCAAGCAACATTGATGGCGATATTTGAACGGGACGTTGGCCGTGGTGGGAGCGGTGAGGGACAGGTAATCGATGTCTCGCTGATTGAACCACTCTGGCGACTTCGATTTGGAGAAGTAGAGGCTTACGACCGGATGGAATACGTTCGGGAACGAACCGGCAACCGACATCCAGGAGCCGCACCACGAAATATCTACGAAACAGAGGACGGCTATATGACACTGTCTGCCTCGAATCAGAAAACATTCGAACGCGTTGCTAGGGCAATTGACAAACCAGAGCTAATTAACGATCCACGATTCGTCGACAATGAAACTCGCGTTGAGAATGCTAAGGTCCTCGATCAAGCAATCGAAGACTGGACAAAGCAACGAACCACTGACAAAGCGGTTGAAGTCTTTGAAGCACACGACGCAATTGTTGGACCAGTATATGATATGGCCGATATTTTCGAAGACGAACAATACCAAGCACGCGATAGCATCATCGAGGTCGAAGATCCAGATGTTGGCTCAATTAAAACCTTTGCTCCGATTCCGAAGTTCTCACGGACACCCGGTGAAGTAGAGTTTCTTGGTCCACGACACGGCGAACATAATGAAGACGTCTATCTCAATGAACTTGGTATGAGCAACGCAGAATTTGCAAAATTAGAGGAGACTGACGTCATATGA
- a CDS encoding aconitase/3-isopropylmalate dehydratase large subunit family protein, producing MPTIAESILSKQLGAPVEPGMIEKFPVDFAFGHDMTLPAAIKEFNELGVGSVFDPDAIAVIPDHLIPPHNEHAAELYSTCEAFAEEHGTIFYPQGRQGQEHVVIPEDGLVKPGDVVVGADSHTCTEGALGAFAVGVGSTDLAFAMAFGWLWLRVPETTRVNFTGKIGEWTEPKDLVLALLANIGADGAVGHALEFGGETVRALDMDGRLTLSNMAIEAGGATGIVEPDAVTEQYANERVDEDFKLHTPKHPTYEQKIKIDCENLEPQIAIPESPANVVPISDTRVSDIEIDQAVIGSCTNSRKRDLQITAAILEDHSVATGVRLIVTPGSQRLERRAIREGWTETFLKAGATMENPGCGACFGMRTGVLDENEVAISTTNRNFPGRMGDPTSAVYLASPAVAAASAVTGRITHPREVI from the coding sequence ATGCCAACAATTGCCGAAAGTATTCTCTCTAAACAGCTGGGAGCTCCTGTGGAGCCGGGCATGATTGAGAAATTTCCGGTTGACTTTGCATTTGGGCATGATATGACACTCCCAGCAGCGATCAAAGAGTTCAATGAGCTCGGGGTCGGTAGCGTATTCGATCCCGATGCTATCGCCGTTATACCGGATCATTTGATCCCGCCACATAATGAACACGCTGCTGAGCTTTATTCTACATGTGAAGCATTTGCTGAAGAGCATGGTACGATTTTCTACCCGCAAGGAAGGCAAGGGCAAGAGCATGTTGTTATCCCAGAAGATGGTCTCGTGAAACCAGGCGACGTCGTCGTAGGTGCTGATAGTCACACTTGTACTGAAGGGGCACTAGGAGCGTTCGCTGTCGGTGTTGGAAGTACGGATCTTGCTTTTGCAATGGCGTTTGGCTGGCTGTGGCTGCGAGTTCCTGAGACAACACGGGTCAATTTCACTGGTAAAATAGGCGAATGGACCGAACCGAAAGATCTCGTATTAGCATTGCTGGCTAACATCGGCGCAGATGGCGCTGTCGGTCATGCACTAGAATTCGGTGGCGAGACAGTTCGGGCTCTCGATATGGACGGTCGGCTCACCCTCTCGAATATGGCTATCGAAGCAGGTGGTGCGACGGGGATAGTTGAGCCTGATGCCGTGACAGAACAGTATGCTAATGAACGTGTTGATGAAGATTTTAAATTACATACCCCTAAACACCCAACATATGAACAGAAAATAAAAATTGATTGCGAGAATTTGGAGCCACAAATTGCAATTCCAGAAAGTCCGGCAAATGTCGTTCCAATCTCGGATACCAGAGTTTCCGACATCGAAATTGATCAAGCAGTAATTGGCTCATGTACGAATAGCCGTAAGCGTGACCTTCAGATTACTGCGGCTATCCTTGAGGACCATTCGGTTGCTACAGGAGTGCGACTTATTGTAACACCTGGTTCACAGCGCCTTGAAAGACGTGCTATCCGCGAGGGATGGACGGAGACGTTCCTCAAAGCTGGAGCAACGATGGAGAATCCAGGGTGTGGTGCATGCTTCGGAATGCGGACAGGCGTTCTTGATGAAAACGAGGTTGCTATCTCAACGACCAATCGAAACTTTCCAGGCCGAATGGGTGACCCAACTAGCGCAGTCTATTTGGCTAGTCCAGCAGTGGCCGCAGCAAGCGCAGTTACAGGACGAATTACACATCCTCGAGAGGTGATATAG
- a CDS encoding 3-isopropylmalate dehydratase small subunit, producing MGQAFCFGDDIDTDQIIPAQHITSADPTALADHCMEGADPTFADCVTPGDVLVAGSNFGCGSSREHAPLAILGTGVDAVIAESFARIFFRNAINIGLPVLTVSDATDRMTAGDDVEVHIEDYIVENRTTDDQMEINNYPDFVNEIIEAGGLIEYGKTLSQSNTR from the coding sequence ATGGGACAAGCGTTCTGCTTTGGTGATGATATTGATACAGATCAGATTATTCCTGCACAGCACATCACGTCTGCAGATCCGACTGCACTCGCCGATCACTGCATGGAAGGTGCAGATCCAACGTTTGCCGACTGTGTCACACCAGGAGATGTGCTCGTGGCTGGGAGTAATTTCGGCTGTGGTTCCTCGCGTGAACACGCACCATTGGCGATTCTCGGAACTGGTGTTGATGCAGTTATTGCTGAATCATTTGCCCGGATTTTCTTCCGAAACGCGATCAATATCGGCCTCCCAGTTTTGACGGTCTCGGATGCAACCGATCGCATGACTGCTGGCGATGATGTGGAGGTCCATATAGAAGACTACATCGTGGAAAATAGAACGACTGACGATCAAATGGAGATCAACAATTATCCCGACTTCGTTAATGAAATCATAGAGGCGGGTGGGTTGATCGAATACGGAAAGACTCTGTCTCAATCAAATACTCGTTAA
- a CDS encoding ABC transporter substrate-binding protein: MKHGNQKNGDLDSALSRRRFLGGTGAAVASGSMSGCVDDLVGGATGDGTFSAEVTVTHWPLLMYNPPYQAALENGYFEEEGVEIEGIAGSEGGGTTVRNVVTGGLPFGEVATPGAVNGYYAGSDITIVAATVNTPGTINWVAPQGSEIESMADLEGGTIGYTSAGSVTENTGALSVARADELDVDDVEFQGMGGVSEGLTGLEEGAIDVAANMDPIFSSQQAGEEQWQVVFRAADYIPEFMQTVIIVGPETIENDPDAIEGYIRARNRGVEFVRDNPQEAAEIYASYNEGFDTEVMEMAIENADVDSYYATGEFSVEGLELIEEGMQNIGLIDHDVEWSEIIDQSYLEDEKHIDLSEAE; this comes from the coding sequence ATGAAACATGGCAACCAGAAGAATGGCGACTTAGACTCCGCGCTTTCACGTCGGCGCTTCTTAGGTGGAACTGGAGCAGCAGTAGCAAGTGGCTCTATGTCAGGCTGTGTAGATGATCTCGTAGGTGGAGCCACCGGAGATGGTACCTTCTCAGCAGAAGTGACAGTCACGCATTGGCCGCTCTTGATGTACAACCCACCATATCAGGCTGCTTTGGAAAACGGATATTTTGAGGAGGAGGGTGTCGAAATAGAGGGTATTGCCGGTAGCGAGGGTGGTGGAACAACTGTTCGAAACGTCGTAACCGGGGGACTTCCATTTGGTGAAGTCGCAACACCAGGAGCAGTAAACGGGTATTACGCTGGTTCGGATATTACGATCGTCGCCGCGACAGTTAACACACCGGGGACTATCAACTGGGTTGCACCCCAGGGCTCAGAAATAGAGTCGATGGCAGATCTTGAAGGTGGTACGATTGGGTATACGAGTGCCGGTTCCGTGACCGAAAATACAGGGGCGCTATCAGTTGCGAGAGCAGATGAACTAGACGTCGATGACGTCGAGTTCCAAGGAATGGGTGGAGTCAGCGAAGGGCTAACCGGACTTGAAGAAGGAGCGATTGATGTTGCAGCAAACATGGATCCCATTTTTTCGAGTCAACAGGCAGGTGAAGAACAATGGCAAGTCGTGTTCCGAGCAGCGGATTATATTCCGGAGTTTATGCAGACCGTTATCATCGTAGGACCGGAAACAATCGAAAACGATCCTGATGCCATTGAGGGATATATTAGAGCGCGTAATCGAGGAGTCGAATTTGTCCGAGATAATCCTCAGGAAGCGGCCGAGATCTACGCATCCTACAATGAGGGATTTGATACAGAAGTCATGGAAATGGCGATTGAGAATGCAGACGTGGATAGTTACTATGCTACTGGTGAATTTTCTGTAGAAGGTCTTGAACTAATCGAGGAGGGAATGCAGAACATTGGACTGATCGATCATGACGTTGAATGGTCTGAGATTATCGACCAATCATATCTTGAGGATGAAAAACATATAGATCTCAGCGAGGCTGAATAG
- a CDS encoding ABC transporter ATP-binding protein, protein MLTIDNISKTYGLDDDRKSTVKALEDIDMTIEEGEFVSIIGPTGCGKSTLFEIIGGLINPTTGELRLEDKPVTEPHPRIGMVFQDHSTFPWLTVIENVEFGVRMNGMDETERRRRAQEMLDLVGLSGFEDTYPNELSGGMNQRVAIARTLVMDPDVLLMDEPFGALDEQTRLILGEELLRIWRETGSTILFVTHNINEAVQLSDRIAVMSARPGRFKAIVENEIPRPRDDDTMSTDAFNDLVQQLWDELKEESRRGLEQKEYGDDGSERSEDSASKKDQSSEVDSTI, encoded by the coding sequence ATGTTAACTATCGATAATATCAGTAAGACATATGGGTTAGACGATGATCGAAAGAGCACAGTCAAAGCGCTTGAAGATATTGATATGACTATCGAAGAGGGAGAATTTGTTTCTATAATTGGTCCAACTGGATGTGGAAAGAGCACATTGTTCGAAATCATAGGCGGTCTCATAAACCCAACAACAGGAGAACTTAGATTAGAAGATAAACCCGTTACTGAACCACACCCCCGTATTGGGATGGTGTTTCAAGATCATAGTACCTTTCCTTGGCTGACAGTCATCGAAAATGTTGAATTCGGGGTACGTATGAATGGTATGGACGAAACTGAGCGGCGAAGACGGGCACAAGAGATGCTTGATCTCGTCGGGCTTTCAGGCTTCGAAGATACGTACCCGAACGAACTCTCTGGAGGGATGAACCAACGGGTAGCAATTGCCCGAACACTTGTGATGGATCCAGATGTACTGTTGATGGATGAACCGTTCGGTGCGCTCGACGAACAAACTCGATTGATTCTTGGCGAAGAACTACTCCGGATTTGGCGGGAAACTGGAAGCACAATACTATTTGTCACACATAATATCAATGAAGCAGTCCAGTTGTCTGATCGAATCGCTGTAATGAGTGCTCGACCCGGGCGCTTCAAAGCAATTGTTGAAAACGAGATTCCGCGTCCACGTGACGACGATACGATGTCGACTGATGCTTTCAATGATCTTGTTCAGCAGCTATGGGACGAACTGAAAGAAGAAAGCAGACGGGGTCTTGAACAAAAAGAATATGGAGATGACGGGAGTGAGCGTAGCGAGGATTCAGCATCTAAAAAAGATCAATCGTCAGAGGTTGATTCGACAATATGA
- a CDS encoding ABC transporter permease encodes MVSELLDLLFAGVLTPHIIQTFTAVFGAFLLAILTGLPIGILLWRISTLKEIMDPYLLIYYAIPFFAFYPLLISIMGIGIMPILTIAWGFSVVIIITNTASGLDEIPEVYVKAGKDMNLNSRQLLQHVYFPAAVPYVFTGLKLGFIYALIGTIASEFILAENGLGWLISYNYNNFDVQGMFAAMLLVILLALFVNAVLASIENRLYRRVQT; translated from the coding sequence ATGGTTAGCGAGCTGCTTGACCTGTTGTTCGCAGGTGTACTGACTCCCCATATTATCCAGACCTTCACCGCAGTGTTTGGTGCTTTCTTGCTTGCTATTCTTACTGGCCTTCCAATCGGAATCTTACTATGGCGAATTAGTACACTGAAAGAAATTATGGATCCATATTTGCTAATTTACTATGCAATTCCTTTCTTTGCTTTCTACCCTCTTTTGATCAGTATTATGGGAATCGGGATTATGCCAATTCTGACCATTGCATGGGGATTTAGTGTTGTTATTATAATCACTAATACTGCATCCGGACTTGATGAAATTCCAGAAGTATATGTTAAGGCAGGTAAAGATATGAACCTTAATTCGCGGCAGTTACTCCAACACGTCTACTTTCCTGCAGCAGTTCCATATGTTTTCACAGGACTAAAACTAGGATTCATCTACGCCTTGATTGGGACGATTGCAAGCGAATTTATCCTTGCCGAGAATGGATTAGGTTGGTTAATTTCATACAATTACAACAATTTTGACGTTCAAGGAATGTTCGCAGCAATGTTGTTAGTTATTTTACTAGCTTTATTCGTTAATGCAGTGTTAGCATCTATTGAGAATCGTCTCTACAGGAGGGTTCAAACATGA